A single window of Candidatus Dependentiae bacterium DNA harbors:
- a CDS encoding HPF/RaiA family ribosome-associated protein, producing MFKKYFGKEEPDSIFVHVVFEGSLNHHMFSCEVRIKSPHFDLIAKREGKEMYSVIDEVMHIMERELQVAKQQIVNDIRKRPKAF from the coding sequence GTGTTTAAAAAATACTTTGGCAAAGAAGAGCCAGATTCTATTTTTGTGCATGTTGTCTTTGAAGGAAGCTTAAATCATCACATGTTTTCTTGTGAAGTTCGAATTAAATCTCCACATTTTGACTTGATAGCAAAGCGTGAGGGTAAGGAGATGTATTCAGTTATTGATGAAGTTATGCATATCATGGAGCGAGAGCTTCAAGTGGCAAAACAACAAATTGTTAATGATATTCGCAAAAGACCAAAAGCCTTTTAA
- a CDS encoding ankyrin repeat domain-containing protein, producing the protein MKDFKKLNAAFLSLLLLSGSHTYGPEIDYDEWDDTGIEIKNKQTAEELKKIQREEQQRNIAKKNQSRAKNISTQNADEAKNIPIQDTDKYLDSIMNKAPKPAVKALSFDEKTPKYIASIAGTEQLLSNLSFINIKDNQNNTPLHLAVLKNDESAINGLLENNARVNEKNSEGKTPLDIAFDLSKNSRFNRLMNQDVIKRLRQSGAKTSAEVDAANRR; encoded by the coding sequence ATGAAGGACTTCAAAAAATTAAATGCAGCTTTTTTAAGCTTACTGCTCTTAAGTGGCAGTCATACGTATGGACCAGAAATTGACTATGATGAGTGGGATGATACAGGTATAGAAATAAAAAACAAACAAACAGCAGAAGAACTAAAAAAGATACAAAGAGAAGAACAACAAAGAAATATAGCAAAAAAAAATCAATCTAGAGCAAAAAACATTTCAACCCAAAACGCTGATGAAGCAAAAAACATTCCAATCCAAGACACTGATAAATATCTTGATAGTATAATGAACAAGGCTCCAAAGCCAGCTGTGAAAGCTCTTAGCTTCGACGAAAAAACACCAAAATATATTGCATCAATAGCAGGAACTGAACAGTTATTGTCAAATCTTTCTTTTATAAACATTAAAGACAATCAAAACAATACCCCGCTACACCTTGCAGTTCTAAAAAATGACGAATCTGCAATAAATGGTTTGTTAGAGAATAATGCAAGAGTAAATGAGAAAAACAGTGAAGGCAAAACTCCTTTAGATATTGCCTTCGATTTATCAAAAAATTCAAGATTTAATCGCCTTATGAATCAGGATGTAATCAAAAGATTAAGACAATCTGGAGCAAAAACATCTGCGGAGGTTGATGCTGCTAATCGCAGATAA